The Arachis hypogaea cultivar Tifrunner chromosome 19, arahy.Tifrunner.gnm2.J5K5, whole genome shotgun sequence genome has a window encoding:
- the LOC112777319 gene encoding small ribosomal subunit protein eS27y: MVLQNDIDLLNPPAELEKRKHKLKRLVQSPNSFFMDVKCQGCFNITTVFSHSQTVVVCGNCQTVLCQPTGGRARLTEGCSFRKKGD, from the exons ATG GTTCTTCAGAATGACATCGATTTGCTTAACCCTCCAGCTGAGCTTGAGAAGAGAAAACACAAGCTCAAGCGTCTTGTTCAGTCTCCTAACTCTTTCTTCATG GATGTGAAGTGCCAAGGTTGCTTCAACAT TACCACTGTATTCAGCCACTCTCAAACTGTCGTGGTGTGCGGAAACTGCCAGACAGTATTGTGCCAGCCAACCGGCGGGCGAGCCAGGCTGACTGAGGGCTGCTCTTTTAGGAAGAAAGGGGATTAA